The proteins below are encoded in one region of Belonocnema kinseyi isolate 2016_QV_RU_SX_M_011 chromosome 5, B_treatae_v1, whole genome shotgun sequence:
- the LOC117173389 gene encoding uncharacterized protein LOC117173389, which translates to MELEDNPIAYWNDMSNVYPDLALIAVKYLSVVATSVPCERLFSKAGYIMDEKRNRMKGLKLHKQLFLNQVNKSLWQTKARKKYQRSVDRSKSNMKTGCPEGIDFNGQNTYVALQSSIINSA; encoded by the exons ATGGAGTTAGAGGACAACCCAATCGCATATTGGAACGATATGTCAAATGTGTATCCTGATCTAGCATTAATAGCTGTAAAGTATTTGAGCGTCGTTGCGACTTCTGTACCTTGCGAAAGGTTATTTTCTAAAGCGGGCTATATTATGGACGAGAAAAGAAATCGAATGAAAGGATTAAAGCTCCACAAACAGCTGTTCCTGAATCAAGTCAACAAAAGCCTATG gcaAACAAAGGCTCGTAAAAAATACCAAAGGAGCGTTGATCGATCGAAGTCTAATATGAAAACTGGATGCCCTGAAGGAATAGATTTCAACGGACAGAATACTTATGTTGCATTACAAAGCAGTATTATTAATAGTGCATAA